The Pantoea phytobeneficialis genome has a segment encoding these proteins:
- a CDS encoding GNAT family N-acetyltransferase: MSLITVRHTTPDDAAVLFQLYSHAETQADTLHLPLQSPALWQERLQNIRPGEQRLVACIDGQVVGQLTVSVLEAMRRRHTATIGMGVDPAFHRRGVGSALMAAMVDLCDNWLQVTRIELTVFADNKAAIGLYQKFGFEIEGTARRYAMRNGALVDTHYMARLKGEAGQVAVG, encoded by the coding sequence ATGAGTCTGATCACTGTGCGTCACACCACGCCTGATGACGCCGCCGTACTGTTTCAGCTTTACAGCCACGCTGAAACCCAGGCGGATACCCTGCATTTACCCTTGCAATCGCCTGCGCTGTGGCAGGAGCGACTGCAAAACATTCGTCCGGGTGAGCAACGTCTGGTGGCGTGCATTGATGGACAGGTGGTGGGACAACTCACCGTCAGCGTGCTGGAGGCGATGCGCCGTCGTCATACCGCGACTATCGGGATGGGGGTTGATCCAGCGTTTCACCGCCGTGGCGTCGGTTCCGCGTTGATGGCGGCGATGGTGGACCTGTGCGACAACTGGTTGCAGGTGACGCGCATTGAGCTGACGGTGTTTGCCGACAATAAAGCCGCGATTGGGTTGTATCAGAAGTTTGGGTTTGAGATTGAGGGCACCGCGCGCCGTTATGCGATGCGGAACGGCGCGCTGGTGGATACCCATTATATGGCGCGGTTGAAAGGGGAAGCTGGCCAGGTGGCAGTGGGTTGA
- the gntK gene encoding gluconokinase translates to MTTPSPSHHVFILMGVSGSGKSAVANQVSHQLNTAFLDGDFLHPRSNIMKMAEGHPLDDNDRRPWLQALNDAAFAMQRTQEVSIIVCSALKKSYRDILRQGNHNLKFVYLKGDFETIESRLKARKGHFFKPQMLVTQFATLEEPGANEPDVLVVDINHSLDEVVAATVATIKGAINKG, encoded by the coding sequence ATGACAACGCCATCCCCGTCGCACCATGTTTTTATCCTGATGGGTGTGTCCGGCAGCGGAAAGTCTGCCGTCGCCAATCAGGTTTCACACCAACTCAACACCGCCTTTCTTGACGGTGATTTCCTGCATCCGCGCAGCAACATTATGAAAATGGCCGAAGGCCATCCGCTGGATGACAACGATCGTCGCCCGTGGTTGCAGGCGCTGAACGATGCCGCTTTTGCCATGCAACGTACCCAGGAAGTCTCCATCATTGTCTGCTCGGCACTGAAAAAGTCCTACCGCGACATCCTGCGTCAAGGCAACCACAACCTGAAATTTGTCTATTTGAAAGGCGATTTCGAAACCATCGAATCCCGCCTGAAAGCCCGCAAAGGCCACTTCTTCAAACCACAGATGCTGGTGACGCAGTTTGCCACGCTGGAAGAACCCGGCGCGAACGAACCCGATGTACTGGTGGTTGATATTAATCATTCACTGGATGAGGTAGTTGCGGCCACGGTTGCGACCATCAAGGGAGCAATCAACAAGGGTTAG
- the gntR gene encoding gluconate operon transcriptional repressor GntR: protein MKKKRPVLQDVADRVGITKMTVSRYLRNPEQVSAALRDKIAIALDELGYIPNRAPDMLSNATSRAIGVLLPSLTNQVFADVLRGIETVTDEAGYQTLVGHFGYNAQKEELQLRSLLGWNIDGVILTERTHTPGTLRMLEVAGIPVIEMMDSVSPCLDMAVGFNNVEAARQMTHAILKKGHRHTVYLGARLDERTLQKQQGYEQAMREAGLTPHSVMMEDASSFSAGALLLREAQRRYPQTDSLFCTNDDLAVGAMFECQRQGLSVPEQMAIAGFHGHDITQVVNPRLATVLTPRERMGRESAAMLLARIGGDRSVTVPLDVGFEIAEGGSI from the coding sequence ATGAAGAAAAAAAGACCGGTACTACAGGACGTTGCCGATCGCGTCGGCATCACCAAAATGACCGTCAGCCGCTACCTGCGCAATCCAGAGCAGGTCTCCGCTGCGCTGCGTGACAAAATCGCCATTGCGCTGGACGAGTTGGGTTACATCCCCAACCGCGCTCCTGACATGCTCTCTAACGCCACCAGCCGCGCCATCGGTGTGCTGCTGCCGTCACTGACTAACCAGGTATTTGCTGACGTGCTGCGCGGGATTGAAACCGTCACCGATGAGGCGGGGTATCAGACGTTGGTGGGGCACTTCGGCTATAACGCACAGAAAGAGGAATTACAGCTGCGTTCGCTGCTGGGCTGGAACATCGATGGGGTGATCCTGACGGAACGCACCCATACGCCGGGTACGCTGCGTATGCTCGAAGTGGCAGGCATCCCGGTAATCGAAATGATGGACTCGGTTTCACCTTGCCTCGATATGGCTGTGGGCTTTAACAACGTCGAAGCGGCGCGTCAGATGACCCATGCTATCCTGAAAAAAGGCCATCGCCACACCGTCTACCTCGGTGCGCGCCTTGATGAACGTACCCTCCAGAAACAGCAGGGCTACGAGCAGGCGATGCGTGAAGCCGGGTTAACACCGCACAGCGTGATGATGGAAGATGCCTCGTCCTTCAGCGCCGGAGCCTTGTTGCTGCGTGAGGCGCAACGACGCTATCCGCAAACCGACAGCTTGTTCTGTACCAACGATGACCTTGCAGTCGGGGCGATGTTCGAATGCCAACGTCAGGGATTGAGCGTCCCGGAGCAAATGGCGATTGCCGGTTTCCACGGTCACGATATCACCCAAGTGGTTAACCCGCGTCTCGCGACGGTGCTGACCCCGCGCGAACGCATGGGACGGGAATCGGCGGCGATGCTGCTGGCGCGAATTGGCGGCGATCGTTCCGTCACTGTGCCACTGGATGTCGGGTTTGAAATTGCCGAAGGCGGCAGCATCTGA
- a CDS encoding DUF2756 domain-containing protein, translating to MKKWLIVFAALLPLSSMANMLNNTNEPFKPGYNPSQQRMQTQMQIQQQQEKLKLQQDQQQQKQDLQRKMQEHRDSAQQRIIKTQPGQQKTN from the coding sequence ATGAAAAAATGGCTGATTGTTTTCGCTGCCCTGCTGCCGTTAAGCAGCATGGCGAATATGCTGAATAACACCAACGAACCCTTTAAACCGGGCTACAACCCAAGCCAGCAACGGATGCAGACGCAGATGCAAATCCAGCAGCAGCAGGAGAAACTGAAGCTGCAACAGGATCAGCAACAGCAGAAACAGGATTTACAGCGCAAAATGCAGGAACATCGCGACAGCGCCCAGCAGCGCATCATCAAAACGCAGCCGGGCCAGCAGAAGACCAATTAA
- the ggt gene encoding gamma-glutamyltransferase: protein MRIQGSVRQLGWALLMSFTVVQGGQAAPNSAPPVSYGVDSDTFHPVKAKHGMVASVDATATDVGVEILKQGGNAVDAAVAVGFALAVTHPQAGNLGGGGFMLLRTASGQTTAIDFREMAPARASRDMFLDKQGNADSKLSLTSHLASGTPGTVAGFALAAHKYGTLPLSTLLAPAIKLARNGIIVNDALADDLATYGKENLINHDNSRAIFYKADGQPYQKGDRLVQKNLAHSLQLIAQQGPDAFYKGKIADEIAGEMAQHGGLIGKADLAAYRAVERKPVSGSYRGYQVFSMPPPSSGGIHIIEILNILENFDLAKMGFGSADAMQVMAEAEKYAYADRSEYLGDPDFVKVPQQALTSKAYAKSLAQQIDVNKARPSSEIKPGKLEPYESNQTTHFSVVDKDGNAVAVTYTLNTYFGSGIVAGQSGILMNNEMDDFSAKPGTPNVYGLVGGEANAVQPAKRPLSSMSPTIVVKDGKTWLVTGSPGGSRIITTVLQMVVNSIDFGMNVAEATNAPRFHHQWLPDQLRVEKGFSPDTLRLLESKGQHVKVLPAMGSTQSIMIGPDGTRYGASDPRSVDDLSAGY, encoded by the coding sequence ATGCGGATACAAGGCAGTGTACGCCAGCTCGGCTGGGCGTTGTTGATGAGTTTTACCGTGGTGCAGGGGGGACAGGCGGCACCAAACAGCGCACCTCCCGTCTCTTATGGCGTGGATAGCGATACCTTCCATCCGGTGAAGGCGAAACATGGCATGGTGGCCTCGGTGGATGCGACCGCCACTGACGTGGGCGTGGAGATTCTCAAGCAGGGTGGCAATGCGGTGGATGCCGCGGTCGCGGTCGGCTTCGCGCTGGCGGTGACCCATCCACAGGCCGGAAACCTCGGTGGCGGCGGATTTATGTTGCTGCGTACCGCCTCCGGGCAGACCACCGCCATCGATTTCCGCGAAATGGCTCCGGCGCGTGCCTCGCGCGATATGTTCCTTGATAAACAAGGCAACGCCGACAGTAAGTTATCACTCACTTCCCATCTGGCATCGGGTACGCCAGGCACGGTGGCGGGTTTTGCGCTGGCCGCTCATAAATATGGCACGCTGCCGTTAAGCACTTTGCTGGCCCCGGCAATCAAACTGGCGCGGAACGGCATCATTGTTAACGATGCGCTGGCGGATGACCTCGCCACCTATGGCAAAGAAAACCTGATCAATCACGACAACAGCCGGGCCATTTTCTACAAAGCCGACGGCCAGCCTTATCAGAAGGGCGATCGTCTGGTGCAGAAAAACCTCGCGCACAGCCTGCAATTGATTGCGCAACAAGGGCCGGATGCCTTCTACAAAGGCAAAATTGCCGACGAAATCGCCGGTGAGATGGCACAACATGGTGGTCTGATTGGCAAAGCTGATTTGGCAGCCTATCGCGCCGTTGAGCGCAAACCGGTCAGCGGCAGCTATCGCGGCTATCAGGTCTTCTCAATGCCACCGCCGTCATCAGGCGGCATTCATATCATCGAAATCCTTAATATCCTGGAAAACTTCGATTTGGCGAAGATGGGCTTTGGTAGCGCCGATGCGATGCAGGTGATGGCCGAGGCAGAAAAATACGCCTATGCCGACCGCTCGGAATATCTCGGTGACCCGGATTTTGTGAAGGTGCCGCAGCAGGCGTTGACCAGCAAAGCTTACGCGAAATCGCTGGCGCAGCAGATTGATGTCAACAAGGCGCGCCCGTCGAGCGAAATCAAACCGGGCAAGCTGGAGCCGTACGAGAGCAATCAAACTACCCATTTCTCCGTGGTGGATAAGGACGGCAATGCAGTGGCGGTGACCTACACGCTGAATACCTACTTCGGTAGCGGCATTGTGGCCGGGCAGAGCGGTATCCTGATGAACAACGAGATGGATGACTTCTCCGCCAAACCGGGGACACCGAACGTCTATGGTCTGGTTGGTGGTGAAGCCAATGCGGTGCAACCTGCCAAGCGTCCTCTGTCGTCGATGTCACCGACCATTGTGGTGAAGGATGGCAAAACCTGGCTGGTGACCGGTAGCCCTGGCGGCAGCCGCATTATCACCACGGTGTTGCAGATGGTGGTCAACAGCATCGATTTTGGTATGAATGTGGCCGAGGCGACCAATGCGCCGCGTTTCCATCATCAGTGGCTGCCGGATCAGCTGCGTGTGGAGAAGGGCTTTAGCCCGGATACCTTGCGTTTGCTGGAGAGCAAAGGTCAGCATGTGAAGGTGCTCCCGGCGATGGGCAGTACCCAGAGCATTATGATTGGGCCGGATGGCACGCGTTATGGTGCATCCGATCCGCGTTCGGTGGATGATTTAAGCGCGGGTTATTAA